A segment of the Symmachiella macrocystis genome:
CTCTGGTTGTGCTTTGCCCCATTGACCTTCCAAAATTGCTCCGGTTGGCCGTTTCCATTGAAAATCGCCTCGATCACCTCCGTGCGAACGTAATTGTCCCGATTACCGTGAATCAGGAACCACGGCCGCCGGGTAAGCGACCTAAACGATTTCTCCATATGGGGATAGCGACAATGTCGGCGACGTTGGATGCGCGCCAACTCCATGCGAGTAATACCCGCATGCACCCATGGGGGGAGCATCCGTAGCAATCCGCCAAAGGCGACGACCAAGTGCACCCACCGCTCTACATAAATGGTGACGATGGAATGTGTGGGAAAGGCGCCATCTGTAATCACTGCCTGAATTCGTGGATTGCGCGCGGCTGCGACAATTGCCGCCCCACCACCCTTGGAGACTCCAAATAATCCAATTTCTTCGAACGAAGCAATTTGCTGCGACGTCACATATTCGATCGCGGAATCGACATCGGCCACTTCGTGCTCGGTGACCCATTGCAACGGCTGGTAGCCATCGATCGCGTCGCTTTGTCCGTGGTTCGAGAAGTCAAACGTAAAGACGTCGAAGCCGTCATCGCGAATGAAGTCCACGTAAGGTTGAAATAGCCAGCGATTGCCGGTGAATTCGTGGCAAAAGATGATCAGCCCGCGGCGCTCACCGCCGCGATGCCGAAACAGACTTCCCACAAGTCGGCGGCCAGTTGAGGTGGTCAACTCGACGGGATCGTCGTCTGGAGCGGGGTCGACGAGTTGTGCCTGCAACGGCGGCGCGCTTTCAAACAGACGTTGGAATTCTTTGGTATAAAAAATCCCAAGCAAAATCGGCACGGCGACGACTGCGCACAATACGACCGCCAAGCCGTATCCCCCGATGGTCCACCAGTCGATCGTCGCGATTACCTGCACCGCTATCCCACGTTTGTCATTGATCCGAAACCAGGAGAGGCTGCCGCGGAGTGGCCATTGCACCCACAGCGTAAGACGCCAATTAACTCACAATGCCACCGATGTCGATGAGATGCAATTGTCGACCGTGTCCACCATGCGGGGTATC
Coding sequences within it:
- a CDS encoding alpha/beta hydrolase → MQWPLRGSLSWFRINDKRGIAVQVIATIDWWTIGGYGLAVVLCAVVAVPILLGIFYTKEFQRLFESAPPLQAQLVDPAPDDDPVELTTSTGRRLVGSLFRHRGGERRGLIIFCHEFTGNRWLFQPYVDFIRDDGFDVFTFDFSNHGQSDAIDGYQPLQWVTEHEVADVDSAIEYVTSQQIASFEEIGLFGVSKGGGAAIVAAARNPRIQAVITDGAFPTHSIVTIYVERWVHLVVAFGGLLRMLPPWVHAGITRMELARIQRRRHCRYPHMEKSFRSLTRRPWFLIHGNRDNYVRTEVIEAIFNGNGQPEQFWKVNGAKHNQSIQVAQHEYHDKVRSFFLTHLNPSNM